The following is a genomic window from Janibacter sp. DB-40.
CGTCATCCCGGGCGGCTTCTCCTACGGGGACTACCTGCGCGCCGGGGCCATCGCCCGCTTCGCCCCGGTCATGGGCGAGGTCATCACCGCAGCGAAGGGGGGCCTGCCGGTCCTCGGGATCTGCAACGGCTTCCAGATCCTCACCGAGTCCCACCTCCTGCCGGGATCGATGATCCAGAACGACCACCGCAGGTTCCTCTGCCGCGACCAGGTCCTGCGCGTCGAGAACGCCGCGACGGCGTGGACGAACGGCTTCGAGGCCGACCAGGAGATCACCGTGGTCCTGAAGAACCAGGACGGTCAGTTCGTCGCCGACAGGGACACCCTGGACCGCCTCGAGGGGGAGGGCCGGGTCGCCTTCCGGTACGTCGGCGTCAACCCCAACGGCTCCTCGCGCGACATCGCCGGCATCAGCAACGAGCGCGGCAACGTCGTCGGCCTCATGCCGCACCCGGAGCACGCCGTGGAGGAGGGCTTCGGCCCGGGGCTCGACGGCCGCACCGTCTTCACGTCCGTCCTCGAGCAGGTGGTGTCCGCGTGAGCGAGACCGACATGAGCCAGCAGACCGCGAGCGTCCTCGACACCGTCGAGAAGGCCGGTACCACCCCGGACACCGCCCAGCCGTGGGCCGAGCTCGGC
Proteins encoded in this region:
- the purQ gene encoding phosphoribosylformylglycinamidine synthase subunit PurQ; this encodes MKIGVITFPGSLDDADARRAVRIAGGEPLALWHGDADLHSVDAVVIPGGFSYGDYLRAGAIARFAPVMGEVITAAKGGLPVLGICNGFQILTESHLLPGSMIQNDHRRFLCRDQVLRVENAATAWTNGFEADQEITVVLKNQDGQFVADRDTLDRLEGEGRVAFRYVGVNPNGSSRDIAGISNERGNVVGLMPHPEHAVEEGFGPGLDGRTVFTSVLEQVVSA